A window of the Pseudocalidococcus azoricus BACA0444 genome harbors these coding sequences:
- a CDS encoding pentapeptide repeat-containing protein: MTAATVPTHPDPTGFSHQQPQNPIAQDKGADLQARYQQGERNFVGINLQGANLQRAVLVGINLQAANLAQANLENCDLRDANLERANLDQANLRNTCLIGTNLTDAYLETIHRHGSPQSPTQTQPVSPPPQPLDSSPGPELTPPTVALNAAQLIAAYAQGARDFQGLNLTGIDCQAQELNQANFQGSNLSQANFRLTDLQGANFADANLQGANLSMADIHSCNFCGANLTQANLSGADRRNARYDERTKFPAGFNPEIVGMVKAS; encoded by the coding sequence ATGACGGCAGCAACAGTACCAACCCACCCTGACCCCACTGGCTTTAGCCACCAGCAGCCACAAAACCCCATCGCCCAAGATAAGGGAGCAGATCTGCAAGCACGGTATCAACAGGGGGAGCGTAATTTTGTCGGCATTAACCTTCAAGGGGCCAATCTCCAGAGGGCTGTTTTGGTGGGGATCAATCTCCAGGCCGCAAATCTAGCCCAGGCCAACCTGGAAAATTGCGATCTCCGGGATGCCAATTTAGAGCGGGCCAATCTTGACCAGGCTAATCTCAGGAATACCTGTCTGATTGGGACCAACTTAACGGATGCCTATTTAGAAACTATCCACCGCCACGGTTCCCCTCAATCCCCCACCCAAACCCAACCCGTCAGTCCCCCACCTCAGCCCCTAGATAGCTCTCCAGGCCCAGAACTCACCCCACCCACAGTTGCCCTCAATGCTGCCCAACTGATTGCCGCCTATGCCCAAGGAGCGCGAGATTTTCAGGGACTTAACCTGACTGGAATTGACTGCCAGGCCCAGGAACTCAACCAGGCCAACTTCCAAGGTAGTAACTTGAGCCAGGCCAACTTTCGCTTAACGGACTTACAGGGGGCAAATTTTGCCGATGCCAATCTCCAGGGTGCCAATCTATCTATGGCGGATATTCACTCCTGTAACTTCTGTGGCGCGAATTTAACCCAGGCCAACCTGAGTGGAGCCGACCGCCGCAATGCCCGCTATGATGAGCGTACTAAATTCCCGGCCGGGTTCAATCCAGAGATTGTC